From one Polynucleobacter sp. UK-FUSCHL-C3 genomic stretch:
- a CDS encoding ATP-binding cassette domain-containing protein, with amino-acid sequence MALITLTEGKLAFGHVPLLDRTAFSLESGERIGLIGRNGTGKSSLLKILAGLEKLDDGLLQYQQNLRIAYVAQEPILQTEHTVFEAAAEGLAQVKALREEYEALSEGEWDESNHERLDQLQSQLDAQGGWNWEQRVSESLDRLHLDANQTIGQLSGGTKKRVALAQALVTMPDVLLLDEPTNHLDLDSIQWLEELLNAYTGAIIFITHDRAFLDHVATRIVELDRGILRSYPGNYSSYEKVKEQELNAESLANARADKLLAQEEVWVRKGVEARRTRSVGRIARLEKLRALRAQRRNAMGQIKLAISSGDRSGKIVADLQNVSKSYQKPIVQNFTATILRGDKVGLLGPNGAGKTTLLKLILGVIQPDSGIATMGTRIEVAYFDQMREGLNLEATLEDFISPGSEWIEINSNRKHVKSYLGDFLFAPERTNSPISTLSGGERNRLLLARLFARPANVLVLDEPTNDLDIDTLDLLEQLLQDYAGTVFLVSHDRTFLDNVVTSMIAYEGDGKWQEYEGGYEDYRIQKKRFDAFTQANTASTVNKTASKEDKKLESRSESKSEVKQSVTKSKLSNKEKAELDKLPNQIEQLEKKQLVLSEQLANPEIYRGDAHLIVTLKNELTQIEEQTTRSMKRWEELLEKDSDSS; translated from the coding sequence GTGGCACTCATCACACTCACCGAGGGCAAGTTAGCCTTTGGGCATGTCCCCTTACTCGATCGCACAGCCTTTTCCCTAGAAAGTGGAGAGCGCATTGGCCTAATTGGACGCAATGGCACTGGGAAGTCATCATTACTAAAGATCCTCGCTGGCCTTGAGAAGCTCGATGATGGCCTCTTGCAGTATCAACAGAATCTACGCATAGCCTATGTAGCCCAAGAACCTATTTTGCAGACCGAGCACACGGTTTTTGAGGCAGCTGCTGAAGGTCTGGCTCAGGTCAAGGCCTTGCGCGAAGAGTACGAAGCACTTTCAGAGGGCGAGTGGGATGAATCCAATCATGAGCGCTTAGATCAACTGCAATCGCAGCTGGACGCTCAAGGCGGCTGGAACTGGGAGCAACGCGTTAGCGAAAGCTTAGACCGTTTACACCTCGATGCTAATCAAACGATTGGGCAGCTTTCTGGGGGTACTAAAAAACGGGTTGCGCTTGCGCAGGCCCTAGTCACCATGCCTGATGTCTTGCTCCTCGATGAACCAACTAACCATCTTGATTTGGATTCGATTCAGTGGCTAGAGGAACTCTTAAACGCCTATACGGGTGCAATTATCTTCATTACCCATGATCGGGCCTTCTTAGATCATGTTGCTACGCGTATTGTCGAGCTCGATCGCGGGATATTACGCAGCTACCCTGGAAATTACTCTAGTTACGAGAAGGTAAAAGAACAAGAACTCAATGCAGAGTCTTTAGCAAACGCCCGAGCCGATAAATTACTGGCACAAGAAGAAGTTTGGGTGCGTAAGGGTGTGGAAGCTCGGCGAACACGGAGCGTAGGACGCATTGCCCGTCTTGAGAAACTGCGTGCCTTACGCGCACAACGTCGCAATGCGATGGGCCAGATCAAGCTTGCCATCTCATCCGGGGATCGTAGCGGCAAGATCGTAGCTGACTTACAAAACGTCAGTAAATCCTACCAAAAGCCGATTGTGCAAAACTTTACAGCAACCATTTTGCGAGGGGATAAGGTTGGGCTCTTGGGTCCTAATGGTGCTGGCAAGACAACTTTACTCAAACTGATTTTAGGAGTCATCCAGCCCGATAGCGGAATTGCAACCATGGGAACGCGGATTGAGGTCGCTTACTTTGATCAGATGCGCGAAGGTTTAAATCTAGAGGCTACTCTTGAGGACTTTATTAGTCCGGGTAGCGAGTGGATTGAGATTAACAGCAATCGTAAGCACGTGAAGAGCTATTTAGGCGACTTCTTATTTGCGCCCGAGCGAACCAACTCGCCGATTAGTACCTTATCGGGCGGGGAGCGCAACCGCCTTTTGCTCGCCAGACTCTTTGCTCGACCAGCCAATGTCTTGGTACTCGATGAGCCAACCAATGATTTAGATATTGATACCTTAGATCTACTCGAGCAACTCTTACAAGATTACGCGGGAACAGTGTTCCTAGTGAGTCACGATCGAACCTTCCTCGATAACGTTGTCACTAGCATGATTGCCTATGAGGGCGATGGTAAGTGGCAAGAGTACGAGGGTGGCTATGAGGACTACAGGATCCAAAAGAAACGCTTTGATGCGTTCACACAGGCAAACACGGCAAGTACCGTCAATAAAACGGCTAGCAAAGAAGACAAAAAGTTAGAGAGCAGGTCAGAGAGCAAGTCAGAAGTAAAACAAAGCGTCACGAAGAGTAAGTTGAGCAATAAAGAGAAAGCAGAATTAGATAAGCTGCCTAATCAGATTGAGCAATTAGAAAAAAAGCAATTGGTCTTAAGTGAACAATTGGCAAACCCGGAGATCTACAGAGGAGATGCACACCTTATCGTTACCCTTAAAAATGAGCTGACTCAAATAGAAGAGCAAACGACGCGTTCAATGAAGCGCTGGGAAGAGTTGTTGGAGAAAGATAGCGACTCGTCTTAA
- a CDS encoding GNAT family N-acetyltransferase — MPLDRYIREQASQDIRRRVSACFMALNSHRQLLAYYTLASASVLLDQLPSAIQKKLPRYAAVPAVRMGRLAVDKSHRQKGLGSALLADALTRACRSEITAFALIVDAKDHEAIQFYRHHGFMSLSHQGQSLFLPLASASGLVHSKRVGS, encoded by the coding sequence ATGCCCCTTGATCGCTACATTCGGGAGCAAGCTTCGCAAGATATTCGGCGAAGGGTGAGTGCCTGCTTTATGGCACTCAATTCCCATCGGCAACTATTGGCTTATTACACCCTTGCGTCAGCATCGGTTTTGTTAGATCAACTACCCAGTGCTATTCAAAAGAAATTGCCCCGCTATGCGGCGGTGCCTGCAGTTCGTATGGGCAGGCTAGCGGTAGATAAAAGCCATCGTCAGAAAGGGCTTGGGAGTGCCTTGCTTGCTGATGCTCTCACTCGTGCCTGCCGTTCGGAAATTACCGCATTTGCCTTGATTGTTGACGCAAAAGATCATGAGGCTATCCAGTTTTATCGGCACCATGGTTTTATGAGCCTCTCGCATCAGGGGCAAAGCTTATTTCTCCCCTTGGCTAGCGCCTCTGGCTTGGTTCATTCAAAGAGAGTGGGTTCATAG
- a CDS encoding DUF1778 domain-containing protein: MPSTRTLASIPAPSVARLEARISNDLHALLKRAAELQGRTMTDFIVSAVQEAAVAAIEQSEIIRLNQENQTRFVNALMEPAKPNAALKKAFDRRQKLLKSSAF, from the coding sequence ATGCCAAGCACCCGCACTCTTGCTTCTATACCCGCTCCATCCGTTGCTCGCCTCGAGGCGCGCATTAGCAATGATTTGCATGCCCTACTAAAGCGTGCCGCAGAGCTACAGGGACGTACTATGACTGACTTTATTGTTTCTGCTGTCCAAGAGGCTGCCGTTGCAGCGATAGAGCAGTCAGAAATTATTCGCCTAAACCAAGAGAACCAAACACGTTTTGTGAATGCTTTGATGGAGCCCGCCAAGCCAAATGCAGCATTAAAGAAAGCATTTGACCGACGCCAAAAATTACTAAAGTCCAGCGCGTTTTAA
- a CDS encoding peptide chain release factor 3: protein MFINNSSNPSPNDSVLAEVARRRSFAIISHPDAGKTTLTEKLLLYAGAIQIAGSVKARKASRHATSDWMEIEKQRGISVASSVMQMEYRDAIINLLDTPGHQDFSEDTYRVLTAVDSALMVIDAANGVEPQTRRLIDVCRARHTPLVTFINKMDREVKRPLDLMDEIETALGMSVVPFTWPVGMGKSFAGVIDIVNHQMRLFKAGEDRVTEDSNTVLALDDPSLKERFGSAFEEALAEVDLVKNAMPAFDRNEFLAGRQSPVFFGSAINNFGVREILNTLVDLAPAPGSRHAIQREVKPDEKKCSAVVFKIQANMDPAHRDRVAFLRICSGHFQRGMKLKIVRNGKEIRTNNALSFLSQRRDILDEAFPGDIIGLPNHGLLHLGDTLTEGESLQFTGLPFFAPEIFRMVEAADPMRNKQLRTGLLQLGEEGAIQVFRPLTGGTMLLGAFGQLQFEVVAHRLQTEYGAEVRLLPARYNMARWVSSDDPVALKKFITENSHRMAEDVVGASVFLAAHKSELDVAKQRWEMIEFHALREHAGLIYQTEM from the coding sequence TTGTTTATCAATAATTCTTCCAACCCATCCCCAAATGATTCGGTCCTTGCCGAAGTCGCCCGGCGTCGTAGTTTTGCCATCATCTCGCACCCTGACGCAGGTAAGACTACGCTCACGGAGAAGCTTCTCCTCTATGCAGGTGCCATTCAGATTGCGGGGAGTGTAAAGGCTCGTAAAGCCAGCCGTCACGCAACCTCGGATTGGATGGAGATTGAAAAGCAACGTGGTATCTCGGTAGCGAGCTCTGTCATGCAGATGGAGTATCGCGATGCGATTATTAACTTGCTAGATACCCCTGGTCACCAAGATTTTTCAGAGGACACCTATCGGGTATTAACGGCGGTTGATTCCGCCTTAATGGTTATCGATGCGGCCAATGGTGTGGAGCCACAAACCCGTCGCTTAATAGATGTATGTCGTGCTCGGCATACGCCACTAGTCACCTTTATTAACAAGATGGATCGTGAGGTTAAAAGACCTCTTGATTTGATGGATGAGATTGAAACTGCACTAGGGATGTCGGTAGTACCTTTTACCTGGCCAGTGGGCATGGGTAAATCCTTTGCGGGTGTGATTGATATCGTCAATCATCAGATGCGCCTCTTTAAGGCAGGTGAAGATCGTGTGACCGAAGACTCCAATACGGTCCTTGCTTTGGATGACCCATCCCTTAAAGAACGTTTTGGGAGCGCTTTTGAAGAGGCTCTTGCCGAAGTAGATTTAGTTAAAAACGCCATGCCCGCCTTTGATCGGAATGAGTTCTTGGCGGGTCGTCAATCGCCAGTATTTTTTGGCTCAGCCATTAATAACTTTGGGGTGCGTGAGATCTTAAATACTTTGGTCGACCTTGCCCCCGCGCCTGGATCGCGCCATGCGATTCAGCGTGAGGTCAAGCCCGATGAGAAAAAATGCTCAGCCGTAGTCTTTAAGATCCAAGCCAATATGGATCCGGCGCACCGTGATCGTGTAGCCTTCTTGCGGATTTGTTCAGGTCATTTTCAGCGCGGTATGAAGTTAAAGATTGTGCGCAATGGTAAAGAGATCCGCACCAATAATGCCCTTTCCTTTCTATCACAGCGGCGTGATATTTTGGATGAGGCCTTCCCTGGCGACATTATTGGCTTACCCAATCATGGACTCTTGCATTTAGGTGACACTCTGACCGAAGGTGAGTCTTTGCAATTTACCGGTCTACCCTTTTTTGCTCCCGAGATCTTTCGCATGGTCGAGGCCGCTGACCCCATGCGCAATAAACAATTACGTACAGGTCTTTTACAACTTGGTGAAGAAGGTGCTATTCAGGTCTTCAGGCCGCTTACAGGTGGAACGATGCTCTTAGGGGCTTTTGGGCAATTGCAATTCGAGGTAGTTGCCCATCGACTACAAACTGAATATGGTGCGGAGGTGCGACTGCTACCCGCGCGTTACAACATGGCGCGCTGGGTGAGCTCCGATGATCCAGTTGCCCTAAAAAAGTTTATTACCGAGAACAGTCACCGAATGGCTGAGGATGTGGTGGGTGCATCGGTATTTCTGGCGGCACATAAATCTGAGCTCGATGTTGCCAAGCAGCGCTGGGAAATGATTGAATTTCATGCGCTGCGTGAGCATGCGGGCCTGATTTATCAGACAGAGATGTAA
- a CDS encoding histidine phosphatase family protein: MSNTRICFVRHGETNWNAERRMQGHIDIPLNANGISQAERLANALIRVKHSFDVIYSSDLERALHTANAVARALSLDVQITPRLRERNVGKLQGLLLAEAPVLLPEIWQRHIARELDHDLGGGESIRTFHQRMQDILELFLNEHRGQSVLAVSHGGSLDMIYRIVTQQALDAERVAVVPNTSLNWITHDGSTWSVECWADTSHLSESALDDIEI; this comes from the coding sequence ATGTCTAATACGCGCATTTGTTTTGTCCGTCATGGTGAGACCAACTGGAACGCAGAGCGGCGGATGCAAGGTCATATTGATATTCCACTCAATGCCAACGGTATTTCTCAGGCCGAGCGTCTTGCTAACGCCCTTATACGAGTTAAGCACTCCTTTGATGTCATTTACTCGAGTGATTTAGAAAGAGCCTTGCATACAGCCAATGCTGTGGCTAGAGCACTATCTTTGGATGTACAAATTACTCCACGACTGCGAGAGCGCAATGTCGGCAAATTGCAAGGACTCCTATTAGCAGAGGCCCCTGTTTTGCTGCCAGAGATTTGGCAAAGGCATATTGCTCGTGAGCTCGATCATGATTTAGGGGGCGGCGAGAGCATTCGTACTTTTCATCAACGGATGCAAGACATTCTTGAATTATTTTTGAATGAGCATCGTGGGCAATCAGTCTTAGCAGTGAGTCACGGCGGCTCACTCGATATGATCTACCGCATCGTCACCCAGCAAGCTTTAGATGCTGAGCGCGTTGCCGTGGTACCCAATACCTCACTCAATTGGATTACACACGATGGTTCTACCTGGAGCGTTGAATGCTGGGCGGATACTAGCCACCTGAGCGAGAGTGCTCTGGATGATATTGAGATCTAA
- a CDS encoding NAD(P)/FAD-dependent oxidoreductase: MIRLTELRLPIDHAPEDLEVAICKKLAILAKDLIRYEVFKRSYDARKNNVLSFIYILDLSVKDEEAVLKRLAHDPQIRLSPDTRYHFVAHFDSHIKPQSALRPVVIGFGPCGIFAALTLAQMGLKPIVLERGKPVRERTQDTWGLWRKKILNPESNVQFGEGGAGTFSDGKLWSQVKDPKFHGRKVLQEFVKAGAPEEILYVSKPHIGTFRLVGVVEKMRKEIIELGGEVRFGQKVTGFEISNHVLQGIHLESGDFLEADHVVLALGHSARDTFATLHDAGVYMEAKPFSVGFRIEHPQSLIDRTRLGPHAGNPLIGAADYKLVHHAKNGRSVYSFCMCPGGTVVAATSESNRVVTNGMSQYSRNERNANAGIVVGITPDDFPGGPLAGIEFQRQIESKAFTLGGSNYEAPGQLVGDFLQGKTSTEFGSVIPSYKPGVHLTDLAESLPAYAIEAIREAIPAFEKKIKGFSMHDAVLTGVETRTSSPLQIKRGPNYQSINTQGLYPAGEGAGYAGGIMSAGIDGIKVAEAIALDLLATQHQD; encoded by the coding sequence ATGATCCGTTTGACCGAACTTCGCCTGCCGATTGACCATGCCCCTGAGGACCTTGAGGTCGCTATTTGTAAAAAATTAGCAATTCTTGCAAAGGATCTGATTCGGTATGAGGTCTTTAAGCGAAGCTATGATGCGCGCAAGAACAATGTCCTCAGCTTTATCTATATCTTGGATCTTTCGGTCAAAGATGAAGAAGCTGTATTAAAACGTTTGGCACACGATCCCCAAATTCGCCTATCACCCGATACGCGCTATCACTTTGTTGCCCATTTTGATTCCCATATCAAACCGCAAAGTGCGCTACGACCTGTGGTAATTGGTTTTGGCCCCTGCGGAATCTTTGCTGCGTTGACCTTGGCGCAAATGGGACTCAAGCCGATTGTTTTGGAACGCGGCAAGCCCGTGCGCGAGCGCACTCAAGATACCTGGGGCCTGTGGCGCAAGAAGATTCTGAACCCAGAGTCCAATGTGCAATTTGGTGAGGGTGGAGCGGGGACCTTCTCCGACGGCAAATTATGGAGTCAGGTGAAAGACCCAAAGTTTCATGGTCGCAAAGTCTTGCAGGAGTTTGTTAAAGCAGGCGCCCCCGAAGAGATTCTGTATGTTTCTAAACCGCATATTGGTACCTTTCGTTTAGTGGGGGTTGTCGAAAAAATGCGCAAGGAGATTATTGAGTTAGGTGGTGAAGTACGCTTTGGCCAAAAGGTCACGGGCTTTGAGATTTCCAATCATGTACTTCAAGGCATTCATTTGGAGAGCGGCGATTTTTTAGAGGCCGATCATGTGGTACTTGCCTTAGGCCATAGTGCCCGGGATACCTTTGCAACCTTGCATGATGCCGGTGTGTATATGGAAGCGAAGCCCTTTTCAGTAGGCTTTCGGATTGAGCATCCACAGTCTTTAATTGATCGCACCCGTTTAGGGCCGCATGCGGGTAACCCTCTCATTGGGGCGGCTGATTACAAGCTAGTGCATCACGCCAAAAATGGGCGTTCGGTCTATAGTTTTTGCATGTGCCCCGGAGGAACGGTGGTAGCTGCCACCTCGGAGTCTAATCGCGTGGTGACCAATGGCATGAGCCAATACTCCCGCAACGAGCGCAATGCCAATGCCGGAATTGTGGTGGGAATTACGCCAGACGACTTCCCCGGAGGACCGCTTGCTGGGATCGAGTTTCAACGGCAGATCGAATCCAAAGCATTCACATTAGGTGGCTCAAATTACGAGGCGCCTGGACAGCTCGTCGGTGATTTTTTACAAGGCAAGACCTCGACCGAGTTTGGCTCAGTAATACCCTCCTATAAACCCGGTGTGCATCTTACCGATTTGGCAGAGAGTTTGCCTGCCTATGCCATTGAGGCGATACGTGAGGCCATCCCTGCCTTTGAGAAGAAAATCAAAGGATTCTCAATGCACGATGCGGTCTTAACGGGAGTAGAAACCCGTACCTCATCACCCTTGCAAATTAAACGTGGACCAAATTACCAAAGTATTAATACGCAAGGACTGTACCCAGCGGGCGAGGGCGCAGGCTATGCTGGCGGCATTATGTCTGCTGGGATTGATGGTATTAAAGTAGCTGAGGCTATTGCTTTAGATTTGCTAGCCACCCAGCATCAAGATTAG
- a CDS encoding GNAT family N-acetyltransferase: MGRPTISVNILPWEQAQSQAYPIRLAVFIKEQGVPEELELDEEDPLAWHAIAKLDGQAIGTARLQKDGKIGRMAVTRTCRRQGAASSLLNALIDFGRQQGIRQFYLYAQMEAIAFYENFGFTASGPIFREAGIAHQAMTKTI, translated from the coding sequence ATGGGGCGCCCTACTATCTCTGTCAACATTCTGCCTTGGGAGCAAGCGCAATCTCAGGCTTACCCCATTCGACTTGCGGTCTTCATCAAAGAGCAAGGCGTTCCAGAAGAATTGGAGCTTGATGAGGAGGACCCACTTGCCTGGCATGCTATTGCAAAACTCGACGGGCAAGCAATTGGTACCGCACGCTTACAAAAAGATGGAAAGATTGGCCGGATGGCAGTAACCCGCACATGCCGTCGGCAAGGTGCTGCCAGCTCTCTATTAAATGCCCTCATAGACTTTGGTCGCCAACAGGGAATCCGGCAGTTTTATCTATATGCCCAGATGGAGGCCATTGCGTTTTATGAAAACTTTGGTTTTACAGCAAGCGGTCCAATTTTTAGGGAAGCTGGTATCGCGCAT